One region of Sphingomonas kaistensis genomic DNA includes:
- a CDS encoding AAA family ATPase translates to MNFADVQGLCNAIRREIGKAVIGQEATVDLLLIALLARGHILLEGPPGTAKTLIAQSFARSIGLDYGRIQFTPDLMPSDIIGANLFNFQTSTFTLTRGAIFTDLLLADEINRTPPKTQAALLEAMQERQVTIDGETHPLGEHFLVVATQNPIEQQGVYPLPEAQLDRFLFKHLVDYPSAEEERRIIASHGSRPQAMEPAMWGVETVADKAQLAAAADIVASLRLADEVIDYVAGLIRGTRTAPDLQSGASPRAGAMLAGAARARAALEGRDFVIPDDVKALAPAVLRHRVLLSPSAEINGRRVEDVVTAIIDEIEAPR, encoded by the coding sequence GTGAATTTCGCTGACGTACAGGGCCTTTGCAACGCGATCCGCCGCGAAATCGGGAAAGCGGTGATCGGGCAGGAGGCAACGGTCGACCTGCTGCTGATCGCGCTCCTTGCCCGTGGGCATATCCTGCTCGAAGGGCCGCCGGGCACGGCCAAGACGCTGATCGCGCAGTCCTTCGCGCGCTCCATTGGCCTCGATTACGGCCGCATCCAGTTTACCCCCGACCTGATGCCGAGCGATATCATCGGCGCCAACCTGTTCAACTTCCAGACCTCGACCTTTACCCTGACCCGCGGCGCGATCTTCACCGACCTGCTCCTCGCCGACGAGATCAACCGCACCCCGCCCAAGACCCAGGCCGCGCTGCTGGAGGCGATGCAGGAGCGGCAGGTCACGATCGACGGCGAGACCCATCCGCTGGGCGAGCACTTCCTGGTGGTCGCAACCCAGAACCCGATCGAGCAGCAGGGCGTCTATCCGCTTCCCGAAGCGCAGCTAGACCGCTTCCTGTTCAAGCATCTGGTCGACTATCCGAGCGCCGAGGAGGAACGGCGGATCATCGCCAGCCACGGCAGCCGCCCGCAGGCGATGGAGCCGGCGATGTGGGGGGTCGAGACGGTCGCCGACAAGGCGCAGCTCGCCGCCGCCGCCGATATCGTCGCGAGCCTCCGTCTCGCCGACGAGGTGATCGACTATGTGGCCGGCCTGATCCGCGGCACGCGTACCGCGCCGGACCTGCAGTCGGGCGCGTCGCCGCGCGCCGGCGCGATGCTGGCCGGTGCCGCTCGGGCGCGGGCGGCGCTCGAAGGGCGCGACTTCGTCATCCCCGACGACGTCAAGGCGCTGGCTCCTGCGGTCCTCCGCCATCGCGTGCTATTGTCGCCCTCGGCGGAGATCAACGGACGCCGCGTCGAGGACGTGGTCACCGCCATCATCGACGAGATCGAGGCGCCGCGTTGA
- a CDS encoding DUF58 domain-containing protein — translation MIYPTRRAVLLAASGALVALLVAALAADRWYLALAWPLAIAVLVTVDALRTRGNVALDLALPSSAFVGEERIAEASVKLASGARHAELAFDRSPLVHIPDEGRTTLELTEEGGKASLPMSMLRRGTARLDRFWLRWPGPLGLVWRQREVVRDDRVHILPDLRPAQRHGIRLFERFAVDGSIKQLLRGEGSDFDAMVEFRSGMDRRSIDWKSSARATKLLARLYHAEKNNQICFAIDCGRQMSEPVAGMARVDHMIGAALLTGWLALRIGDRVAVSAFDSRPRLSSGFVAGPRAFSELQRLAAAVDYGTDETNFTFALTELNGRLHRRSLVILFTEITDLISARFLLTTLRLMIRTHLVLVVMLRDEELESLATATPQSAEDVTRAITATSILRERQEVIVELRRLGVDVLEAGHHDIAPRIAEAYLEIKQRDRL, via the coding sequence TTGATCTATCCGACCCGCCGCGCAGTGCTGCTGGCGGCGAGCGGTGCCCTGGTGGCGCTGCTTGTCGCAGCGCTGGCGGCCGATCGCTGGTATCTCGCGCTCGCCTGGCCGCTGGCGATCGCCGTGCTGGTCACGGTCGATGCCCTGCGCACCCGCGGCAACGTGGCGCTCGACCTCGCCTTACCCTCCAGTGCCTTCGTCGGCGAGGAGCGCATCGCCGAGGCCTCGGTCAAGCTCGCGTCGGGCGCGCGCCACGCCGAACTCGCGTTCGATCGCTCGCCCCTCGTCCACATCCCCGATGAAGGCCGCACCACGCTGGAGCTGACGGAGGAGGGCGGCAAGGCGTCCCTGCCGATGTCGATGCTCCGCCGCGGCACCGCCCGGCTCGATCGCTTCTGGCTGCGCTGGCCGGGGCCGCTCGGGCTGGTCTGGCGGCAGCGGGAAGTGGTGCGCGACGACCGGGTCCACATCCTTCCCGACCTCCGTCCGGCGCAGCGCCACGGCATCCGCCTGTTCGAGCGGTTCGCGGTGGACGGCTCGATCAAGCAATTGCTGCGCGGGGAGGGCAGCGATTTCGATGCAATGGTCGAGTTTCGCTCGGGGATGGATCGCCGCTCGATCGACTGGAAGAGCAGCGCCCGCGCGACCAAGCTCCTCGCGCGGCTCTATCATGCCGAAAAGAACAACCAGATCTGCTTCGCCATCGATTGCGGGCGGCAGATGTCCGAACCGGTGGCCGGCATGGCGCGGGTCGACCATATGATCGGCGCGGCGCTGCTGACCGGCTGGCTGGCGCTGCGCATCGGTGACCGCGTTGCGGTGTCCGCGTTCGACAGCCGTCCGCGGCTGAGCAGCGGGTTCGTCGCCGGGCCGCGTGCCTTCAGCGAACTGCAGCGGCTGGCGGCGGCGGTCGATTATGGCACCGACGAGACCAACTTCACGTTTGCGCTGACCGAGTTGAACGGCCGTCTCCACCGCCGAAGCCTGGTGATCCTGTTCACCGAAATCACCGACCTCATCTCGGCCCGCTTCCTGCTGACGACGCTGCGGCTGATGATCAGGACCCACCTGGTGCTGGTCGTGATGCTGCGCGACGAGGAACTGGAAAGCCTCGCCACCGCTACCCCGCAAAGTGCCGAGGACGTCACCCGCGCGATCACCGCCACCTCGATCCTCAGGGAGCGCCAGGAGGTCATCGTCGAATTGCGCCGGCTGGGCGTGGACGTGCTCGAAGCCGGACATCACGACATCGCGCCGCGCATCGCCGAGGCCTATCTCGAGATCAAGCAAAGGGACCGATTGTGA